The Bacillota bacterium genome has a window encoding:
- a CDS encoding sigma 54-interacting transcriptional regulator, with the protein MRDASTGGLAAVTGGGREMPASLEVQALLDAMMVGVIAIDSQALITHINKTAETLLGLDRDACLGRPIRQMVPSTELPGVLETGKSSSGKVTIGGTTIMSVRHPVLEGGSITGAVAVFQDTTQLEALSQELDTVKQLYRELEAIFDASYDELFVVDAEGVTLRVNSACERLEGVKPQDLIGRNVKELVSEGFFYPSIAEEVVRTRQRITTVQDTRMGKKVITTSNPVFNEKGEVVRVVSNCRDITEMNYLRQQLEHSERLTRHFSKELAKVTAKLIGLDDLVAYSVPMKRCLELAERVADVDSTVLLLGESGVGKDVLARVIHRLSHRSEGPFVKVNCGAIPEQLLESELFGYEPGAFTGASRDGKAGLFEVADGGTLFLDEVAEIPMPLQVKLLNAIQERQVRRIGSRKVTHLDVRLIAATNQDLARRVEEGLFRQDLFYRLNVVPIDIPPLRERPADIPPLIFHFLDKIKRNYGIPKTLSSRAMDVLLAYRWPGNVREVENLLERLVVTTDGDVMDLEDIPSHIRGDSASQGAVTVGDVVPLEDAVRETERQLLLLALKMHGTSTAAARALGIHHSTVIRKARKMGLWPLRG; encoded by the coding sequence GTGAGGGACGCATCAACTGGAGGACTGGCGGCGGTTACCGGTGGGGGCCGGGAGATGCCAGCCTCCCTGGAAGTCCAGGCACTTCTTGATGCCATGATGGTGGGTGTCATCGCCATTGACAGCCAGGCCCTCATAACCCACATCAACAAGACCGCCGAGACACTGCTAGGCCTAGACCGGGACGCCTGCCTGGGAAGGCCCATCAGGCAAATGGTGCCCAGTACTGAACTCCCGGGTGTGCTTGAAACCGGGAAATCCAGCTCCGGCAAGGTGACCATTGGCGGCACAACCATCATGTCCGTTCGCCACCCGGTACTGGAAGGAGGCTCCATTACCGGGGCTGTCGCGGTATTCCAGGACACCACCCAGCTTGAGGCCCTCTCCCAGGAGCTGGACACCGTCAAGCAACTGTACCGTGAGCTGGAGGCCATCTTCGACGCCTCCTACGATGAACTCTTCGTGGTTGACGCGGAGGGCGTTACGCTGAGGGTGAATTCCGCCTGTGAGAGGCTGGAGGGGGTAAAGCCCCAAGACCTCATTGGCAGGAACGTGAAGGAACTTGTGTCGGAGGGGTTCTTCTACCCCTCCATCGCTGAGGAGGTGGTCCGGACGAGGCAGCGCATTACCACGGTCCAGGACACCCGGATGGGCAAGAAGGTCATAACCACCAGCAACCCGGTTTTCAACGAGAAGGGTGAGGTTGTCAGGGTGGTCAGCAACTGCCGGGACATAACGGAGATGAACTACCTCAGGCAGCAACTGGAGCACAGTGAGAGACTCACCAGGCACTTCTCCAAGGAGCTGGCCAAGGTTACCGCCAAGCTGATTGGCCTGGATGACTTGGTGGCCTACAGTGTCCCCATGAAACGGTGCCTTGAGCTGGCGGAACGGGTGGCTGACGTTGACTCCACGGTCCTGCTCCTGGGGGAGTCCGGCGTGGGCAAGGACGTCCTGGCTAGGGTCATTCACCGGCTGAGCCACCGGAGTGAGGGGCCCTTCGTCAAGGTGAACTGCGGGGCCATCCCGGAGCAGCTCCTGGAGTCCGAGCTGTTCGGGTACGAGCCTGGCGCCTTCACCGGCGCCAGCAGGGATGGCAAGGCGGGCTTGTTCGAGGTGGCGGACGGCGGCACCCTCTTCTTGGACGAGGTTGCCGAGATCCCCATGCCCTTGCAGGTGAAGCTCCTCAACGCCATCCAGGAGCGCCAGGTGAGACGCATAGGCAGCCGCAAGGTCACGCACCTGGATGTGCGACTCATAGCCGCCACCAACCAGGACCTGGCCAGGAGGGTTGAAGAGGGCCTTTTCCGGCAAGACCTGTTCTATCGCCTCAACGTGGTGCCCATCGACATACCGCCCCTCCGGGAACGCCCGGCGGACATTCCTCCCCTCATATTCCACTTCCTGGACAAGATAAAGCGGAACTACGGGATCCCCAAGACCCTCAGCTCCAGGGCCATGGATGTCCTCCTTGCCTACAGGTGGCCTGGGAACGTCCGGGAGGTAGAAAACCTCCTGGAAAGACTCGTGGTCACGACGGACGGCGACGTGATGGACCTGGAAGACATCCCCTCTCACATCCGGGGTGACAGTGCCTCCCAAGGGGCTGTGACCGTGGGGGACGTGGTCCCCCTGGAGGACGCAGTGAGGGAAACCGAGCGTCAACTGCTTCTTTTAGCCCTGAAAATGCACGGCACCTCCACAGCCGCAGCCCGGGCGCTTGGGATCCACCATTCTACTGTGATACGCAAGGCCAGGAAGATGGGGCTGTGGC